In one window of Pseudochaenichthys georgianus chromosome 5, fPseGeo1.2, whole genome shotgun sequence DNA:
- the igsf8 gene encoding immunoglobulin superfamily member 8, whose translation MASMKTALFVFLHWVLQCAVCRDVSVPPGTLYRVAGFPLSLPCAVSGFEGPRTQDFEWFLYRDDAGGRQMGVVSTRDKGFPYAPFQPRVKNGEVRVERDSGDKVRLVIQRLRAEDQGKYECYTPSTDSTYQGNYSASVPVKVIPDTLQVSYTRSLTGQPVPEGAELTLTCSGGIQSEQLTQLSITFGKRNNGEGLGAEGGGEVSNIREIISIDKLLGVVPGRMYKKRYDDGEITLEKRNKEGGLGEYVMKMRAVQPDDTGSYFCESTQWIRDPDRSWQKIAQRTLDIGNLTVQQLAESLSITSSPRGEVTLQVGAPLILTCEVLGLPAEVNSGLLVQWMRSVSSDGARSGGVEMEVARMSPDGVVSWGDNLSRASGGSMEKVAGGRYTLKLFSGQPLDSGVYRCVVSVYAGRANPDPSTPVTLTQRSEGVTVNLKSKDVLVAAVAQLLRGPLLKRGNTITLICNITVTTTGPAQAQVQWMRWPIPPRVFKREESAASAVTVPDPPVEEGPSLVATLMYDGVAKIYVNTSDVSIDRLSAGSYRLRVHSATMDDQGMYACHAQAWGQDPHGGWYNTGARAESNAVTVYMYSRAEDLLLIPLVVGVSSALFVGILIISTVTCCFMKRLAKQRTPK comes from the exons ATGGCTTCGATGAAAACAGCATTATTCGTGTTTCTACACTGGG TGCTCCAGTGCGCTGTGTGTCGCGACGTATCTGTTCCTCCTGGGACCCTCTACCGTGTTGCAGGGTTCCCCCTCTCCCTGCCCTGTGCTGTGTCAGGGTTTGAAGGGCCACGCACGCAGGACTTTGAGTGGTTCCTGTACAGAGATGATGCTGGTGGCAGGCAGATGGGAGTGGTGTCCACCAGGGACAAGGGCTTCCCTTACGCTCCATTTCAGCCTCGGGTGAAGAATGGAGAGGTGAGGGTGGAGAGGGACTCGGGGGACAAAGTCCGACTGGTGATCCAGAGACTTCGAGCTGAAGACCAGGGGAAGTACGAGTGCTACACACCCAGCACGGACAGCACCTACCAGGGGAACTACAGCGCCTCAGTGCCTGTCAAAG TGATCCCTGACACACTCCAGGTCAGCTACACCCGCTCCCTCACCGGCCAGCCCGTGCCCGAGGGGGCCGAGTTAACTCTGACATGCTCAGGCGGCATCCAATCGGAGCAGCTCACCCAGCTGTCCATCACGTTTGGGAAGCGCAATAATGGAGAGGGCTTGGGGGCCGAAGGTGGAGGGGAAGTCAGCAACATAAGGGAGATTATCTCCATCGACAAGCTGCTGGGGGTCGTCCCTGGACGGATGTACAAGAAGCGGTACGACGATGGAGAGATCACGCTGGAGAAGAGGAACAAGGAAGGGGGACTGGGCGAGTACGTGATGAAGATGAGGGCCGTGCAGCCAGACGACACCGGCTCCTATTTCTGTGAGTCCACGCAGTGGATCCGGGACCCCGATCGATCCTGGCAGAAGATCGCACAGAGGACGCTGGATATTGGCAACTTGACCGTTCAGCAACTAG CGGAGTCTCTGAGTATAACGTCCTCTCCCCGAGGGGAGGTGACCCTGCAGGTGGGGGCTCCTCTCATCCTGACCTGTGAGGTGTTAGGGCTGCCGGCGGAGGTAAACTCAGGGCTGCTGGTTCAGTGGATGAGATCAGTCAGCAGCGATGGAGCTAGGAGCGGGGGGGTCGAG ATGGAGGTGGCCCGCATGAGCCCGGACGGTGTTGTGAGCTGGGGAGACAACCTCAGCCGAGCGAGTGGGGGCTCCATGGAGAAAGTGGCGGGGGGGAGATACACTCTGAAGCTGTTCTCAGGCCAGCCTTTAGACTCTGGGGTGTACCGGTGTGTGGTGAGTGTGTACGCCGGGAGAGCCAACCCTGACCCGTCTACTCCGGTAACACTCACCCAGAGGTCTGAGGGGGTCACCGTCAACCTCAAAAGCAAAG ATGTGCTGGTTGCAGCTGTGGCTCAGCTCCTTCGAGGCCCTCTGCTAAAACGAGGCAACACCATCACCCTGATCTGCAACATCACCGTGACGACCACAGGTCCCGCCCAGGCCCAGGTGCAGTGGATGCGGTGGCCAATCCCTCCTCGAGTTTTCAAGAGGGAGGAGAGCGCGGCCTCTGCTGTTACTGTACCGGACCCCCCTGTGGAGGAGGGGCCCAGCCTGGTAGCCACCCTCATGTACGACGGTGTTGCAAAGATCTACGTCAACACTAGCGACGTTAGTATTGACCGCCTGTCCGCTGGTAGCTACAGACTGAGGGTCCACTCGGCTACCATGGATGATCAGGGCATGTATGCGTGTCATGCCCAGGCGTGGGGTCAGGACCCCCATGGAGGCTGGTACAACACAGGGGCCAGAGCAGAGTCCAATGCAGTGACCGTCTACATGTATTCCAGAG CTGAAGACCTCCTGCTCATCCCTCTGGTGGTCGGAGTCTCTTCGGCCTTGTTTGTGGGCATCCTCATCATCTCAACAGTGACCTGTTGCTTCATGAAGCGGCTGGCAAAGCAGCGCACTCCAAAATAA